Proteins encoded in a region of the Anopheles ziemanni chromosome 2, idAnoZiCoDA_A2_x.2, whole genome shotgun sequence genome:
- the LOC131293601 gene encoding LOW QUALITY PROTEIN: mucin-5AC (The sequence of the model RefSeq protein was modified relative to this genomic sequence to represent the inferred CDS: inserted 1 base in 1 codon; deleted 1 base in 1 codon), which produces MTNPQNLIREKVSGQRKRYTEDGYNLDLSYIKNNIIAMGYPADKMESVYRNNREEVIKFLNEKHPENYKVYNLCTERTYDATPFPHYNEYPFEDHNPPDIELINKFCEDVHRFLCEDPKHVVAIHCKAGKGRTGTMICCYLLYSKACQTAEQALKFYAEKRTWDQKGVTIPSQRRFVQYYEQLLRKQLSYENVTLYICELRIIPADVPLKFGTIKVKGSKESLPLTEFQRSDECVTVVLDACMPLTGNVKVEFARVRNLKEKRWHFWFNTFFVKQTGNYDSQGRLVLTLDRMEIDDAHKGNTKKCPEQVQVFFKPVPASGKYSENMAANRKLMPAQPQPLVDGNQTYGTTNNHHLYRHHHQHHNLQQQQHHLALVDASKQQQQLQLSNNANFNNEPVHNFHHRGVANNNRPSLDNNQQQRQQNSDSGIYGNIGNQQFDVASSASNSPSSKVNYKKQPKPPSQLQSTTVVATAAHQQLNHSGGSSEEISGTDSEGWESGECQTVVSQTMCKSRTTTTTTTTTTTTTTTVNSSTTTTATTTTSSSTTTPPPPPLSTSTNTKSNQQCSGSSSSSSCSSSSSVEPLPPPQPLPAGTPEAAITAAAVSSTTATTTMSPITTTKLSSILPFSSPRRCLVSDENYLLTRSSSYLISNSNSSKSSSAHQHPVVGGTANCRDNSTPNHHHKPASELVPLEYGTVSSSSVSPTFILAGAGELPARVPVAASAPKAGDSSLALMVYEPRGLVPLVPEQRVPTSPSPSKSGGFAFPLVRRSPKGSGAAPIGSTGLVKAAGSSSSSGGVVGDRAPNSGARDDDGGKSKFISSSPFRRFGMAMQRKKKRSLKLKHSVTTSTSTACGGTSGAAALYGSCASNLSGVSVGSGSASKAGGSIVSSGKSKMKFRWLRNMRSDPNLKETLAKSVQLRSITATGGFASAFEHTGGPSKATGGGVMIPKSPTVDKTCFSVGIFDDEGRERTATEGKAGMTRDNDYYSFLCDNQLSYESPSKSPGHLMRLELPRVVRRPSTIEEVLLQQPRPPPPPPLCPVEAKPSXGCSVVKPRASNVRIGFDVSPVPQSPVAEKVSHHQVSDEAENLTCIESSFEIIDKCDVMTVSMTNKENPPTGSGGGGNRFCNKLLHHIVSSVGSGRKGELVAAPVNELGTSVSSKRDSTGNLEHRQHNSKADDEASNKIILDRRPSTSATSTSLPGTPTKPSLTPANDPRSCSPILARSNRCAPFSFRELSQELRAAMKIPKRTPSQAASSATTTPVPSSSSSSSSFSNVGGGCTTTVRSIERTLSAPVAVQSLDTTTRPNTSATTTATTTTATDHNTRTIQQPFHRTLNRSQSDRQLLGEDRSKRSQ; this is translated from the exons TCTGGACCTTTCGT ACATTAAGAACAATATCATTGCCATGGGCTACCCGGCGGACAAGATGGAGTCCGTCTATCGCAACAATCGGGAGGAGGTCATCAAGTTCCTAAACGAGAAGCACCCGGAAAACTACAAGGTGTACAACCTATGCACAGAACGGACGTACGACGCGACACCGTTTCCG CACTATAACGAGTATCCCTTCGAAGACCACAACCCACCGGACATCGAGCTGATCAACAAGTTTTGCGAGGATGTGCACCGGTTTCTGTGTGAAGATCCCAAACACGTTGTGGCGATCCACTGTAAGGCTGGGAAAGGTCGTACGG GTACCATGATTTGCTGCTACCTGCTGTACAGCAAAGCCTGCCAGACGGCCGAACAGGCGCTGAAATTTTACGCCGAAAAGCGCACGTGGGATCAGAAAGGGGTCACCATTCCCTCCCAACGGCGGTTCGTGCAGTACTATGAGCAGCTGTTGCGAAAGCAGCTTAGCTACGAGAATGTGACACTCTAC ATCTGCGAACTGCGCATCATTCCCGCCGACGTGCCGCTCAAGTTCGGTACGATTAAGGTTAAGGGAAGCAAGGAGTCGCTTCCGCTGACGGAGTTCCAGCGCTCTGACGAGTGTGTGACGGTGGTGCTGGACGCGTGCATGCCGCTGACCGGTAATGTGAAGGTTGAGTTTGCGCGGGTTCGAAACCTGAAGGAGAAACGGTGGCATTTCTGGTTCAACACGTTTTTCGTGAAGCAGACGGGGAACT ATGATTCCCAGGGAAGGTTAGTTCTGACGCTAGATAGGATGGAGATTGACGACGCCCATAAAGGTAACACCAAAAAGTGCCCAGAACAG GTGCAAGTGTTTTTCAAACCGGTACCTGCCAGCGGTAAGTACTcggaaaacatggcggccaaTCGGAAGCTGATGCCGGCGCAACCGCAGCCCCTGGTCGACGGAAATCAGACCTACGGCACCACCAACAACCATCATCTGTaccggcatcatcatcagcaccaCAATctacagcaacaacaacaccatctTGCCCTGGTGGACGCctccaagcagcagcagcagctgcagcttTCCAATAATGCCAATTTCAACAACGAACCCGTGCACAACTTTCACCACCGTGGTGTGGCGAACAACAATCGGCCGTCGTTGGACAACAACCAACAACAGCGGCAGCAGAACAGTGATAGTGGCATTTATGGGAACATCGGAAACCAGCAGTTCGATGTAGCCTCCTCCGCCTCGAACTCACCCTCGTCCAAGGTGAACTACAAGAAGCAGCCAAAGCCGCCGTCACAGCTGCAATCGACGACGGTGGTGGCGACGGCGGCGCACCAACAGCTGAACCATTCCGGTGGCTCGTCGGAGGAAATCTCCGGCACCGACTCC gaaggATGGGAGTCCGGTGAGTGTCAAACAGTAGTATCGCAAACAATGTGCAAATCAAGAACAACTacgacgacaacaacaacaacaacaacaacaacgacaaccGTGAATTCaagcacaacaacaaccgccACGACGACAACCTCCTCAAGtacaacaacaccaccaccaccaccactatccACCTCAACCAATACCAAATCCAACCAACAATGTAGCggtagtagcagtagtagtagttgtagtagtagtagctcTGTCgaaccactaccaccaccacaaccactaCCGGCAGGGACGCCCGAAGCCGCCatcactgctgctgctgtgtccTCGACGACAGCTACGACCACCATGTcccccatcaccaccaccaaactGTCCAGTATCCTTCCTTTCTCTTCCCCGCGCCGTTGTCTTGTCAGCGACGAGAACTATCTTCTCACACGCAGTAGTAGCTACCTTATCAGTAACAGTAACAGTAGTAAAAGTAGTAGTGCCCACCAGCATCCTGTCGTTGGTGGGACCGCAAACTGTCGAGATAATAGTACCCCTAACCACCACCATAAACCCGCCAGTGAGCTTGTTCCGCTCGAGTACGGCACGGTCTCCTCGTCCTCCGTCTCCCCTACGTTTATCCTTGCTGGTGCCGGGGAATTACCAGCACGAGTCCCAGTAGCAGCCTCGGCCCCAAAAGCAGGAGATTCCTCGCTCGCTTTAATGGTGTACGAACCGCGCGGGCTTGTTCCGCTCGTTCCGGAACAACGCGTACCAACTTCCCCATCACCTTCGAAAAGCGGTGGCTTCGCATTTCCGCTGGTGCGGCGTTCGCCCAAGGGATCGGGCGCTGCTCCGATCGGTTCGACCGGGTTGGTAAAGGCGGCCGGAAGTAGTAGCAGTAGTGGTGGTGTCGTAGGAGATCGAGCTCCCAACAGCGGTGCCCGTGATGATGACGGTGGAAAAAGTAAGTTTATATCTTCCTCCCCATTCCGACGGTTCGGGATGGCGATGCAGCGCAAGAAGAAGCGCTCCCTGAAGCTGAAACATTCGGTTAcaaccagcaccagcaccgcGTGTGGGGGGACAAGTGGAGCAGCGGCTTTGTACGGTTCCTGTGCAAGCAACCTTTCGGGTGTTTCCGTGGGCAGTGGTTCAGCGTCGAAGGCCGGTGGGAGCATAGTTTCCAGCggaaaaagcaaaatgaagtttCGCTGGTTGAGAAACATGCGCAGCGATCCGAACCTTAAGGAGACACTTGCAAAAAGTGTCCAGCTACGTTCGATTACAGCAACTGGCGGGTTCGCTAGTGCCTTCGAGCATACCGGAGGTCCTAGTAAGGCCACCGGTGGGGGTGTCATGATACCGAAAAGTCCTACCGTGGATAAAACATGCTTTTCCGTCGGTATCTTTGATGATGAGGGACGCGAGCGAACGGCGACGGAGGGTAAAGCCGGCATGACACGAGACAACGATTACTACTCATTTCTTTGTGATAACCAGCTGAGCTACGAGTCGCCGAGCAAGAGTCCTGGTCATCTGATGCGACTCGAGCTGCCCCGAGTGGTTCGCCGTCCGTCCACGATTGAGGAAGTTCTGCTACAGCAG CCCagacccccaccaccaccaccgttgtgTCCGGTGGAGGCGAAACCGA GGGGCTGTAGTGTGGTGAAACCGAGGGCAAGCAATGTTAGGATTGGTTTCGATGTTAGCCCCGTCCCGCAGTCTCCGGTGGCGGAAAAGGTATCCCACCACCAGGTGTCCGACGAAGCGGAGAACCTAACGTGCATCGAGAGTTCATTCGAAATAATTGACAAGTGTGACGTGATGACGGTTTCGATGACGAACAAGGAGAACCCACCGACTGGTAGCGGCGGTGGAGGAAATCGGTTTTGCAACAAACTGCTTCATCACATCGTTAGCTCGGTTGGGAGTGGACGAAAAGGTGAACTTGTGGCCGCTCCTGTAAACGAGCTCGGTACGAGCGTGTCAAGTAAACGGGATAGTACGGGTAACTTGGAACATCGGCAGCACAACAGTAAAGCGGACGATGAAGCGTCGAACAAAATCATTCTCGATCGTCGCCCATCCACGAGCGCAACATCTACTTCCCTTCCGGGGACGCCGACAAAACCATCCCTCACCCCTGCCAACGATCCCCGATCGTGCAGTCCTATCCTTGCCCGAAGCAACCGTTGTGCTCCGTTTTCATTCCGTGAGCTGAGCCAAGAGCTACGGGCGGCCATGAAAATTCCGAAACGAACACCTTCCCAAGCGGCCTCGagtgccaccaccacccccgtcCCTTCAtcttcgtcctcgtcgtcatcgttttCGAACGTTGGTGGCGGCTGTACGACCACCGTGCGCTCGATCGAACGTACCCTCAGTGCACCCGTAGCAGTACAAAGCCTAGACACTACGACGAGGCCAAACACTTCCGCCACTACCACCgctactaccaccaccgccaccgaccaCAATACTCGTACGATCCAACAACCCTTCCACCGTACACTTAATCGATCGCAATCCGATCGGCAGCTACTGGGAGAGGATCGGTCGAAGCGATCGCAGTAA